One window of the Streptomyces sp. B3I8 genome contains the following:
- a CDS encoding maleylpyruvate isomerase N-terminal domain-containing protein, translated as MTTQTITADARCALRPWLAALHTSSARLAGTVGALSAEELDRPSKAGGWSIAQVLSHLGSAAEISTTLLRRGITGDATGPRREDLQPVWERWNALSPLAQREAWQDADARHLHVLDSLNAPQQRSVRVPYFAGLLDVPAYAGYRLSEQSVHAWDIEAALDPEATIPAPEAELLWQRLDLVATRFRDADTLTRLAPAQLTLTLTDPAATMLLDLGAELHLYPCESAHPAGTLAGTAEAVLRLVYGRHRPTDALQATGTLTLADLQSLFPGF; from the coding sequence ATGACGACACAGACGATCACCGCCGACGCTCGCTGCGCTCTGCGCCCCTGGCTCGCGGCCCTGCACACCAGTTCCGCACGCCTGGCCGGTACCGTCGGCGCCCTTTCCGCGGAAGAACTGGACCGGCCCTCGAAAGCCGGCGGATGGAGCATCGCCCAAGTCCTCTCCCACCTGGGCAGCGCCGCCGAAATCTCCACCACTCTCCTCCGACGCGGTATCACAGGCGACGCGACCGGACCCAGGCGGGAGGACTTGCAGCCGGTGTGGGAGCGGTGGAACGCGCTGTCCCCACTCGCCCAGCGCGAAGCCTGGCAGGACGCCGACGCCCGCCACCTGCATGTGCTGGACTCCCTCAACGCGCCGCAGCAGCGGTCGGTGCGCGTCCCGTACTTTGCGGGCCTGCTCGATGTACCCGCCTACGCCGGCTACCGGCTCTCCGAGCAGTCCGTCCACGCCTGGGACATCGAGGCCGCGCTGGACCCGGAGGCCACCATCCCCGCACCGGAAGCGGAACTGCTGTGGCAGCGGCTGGACCTGGTCGCCACCCGCTTCCGGGACGCCGACACCCTCACCCGGCTCGCCCCGGCGCAGCTCACCCTCACCCTGACCGACCCGGCCGCCACCATGCTGTTGGACCTGGGCGCCGAGCTGCACCTGTACCCGTGCGAATCGGCCCACCCGGCCGGCACCCTCGCCGGCACGGCGGAAGCCGTACTGCGCCTCGTCTACGGCCGCCACCGGCCCACGGACGCCCTCCAGGCCACCGGAACCCTCACCCTTGCCGACCTGCAGTCCCTCTTCCCCGGCTTCTGA
- a CDS encoding enoyl-CoA hydratase/isomerase family protein translates to MSEQIPSYFTAFKNLAMSRTASGVLTLRFHTDDGPATFTGTTHTDLPRALYEIGEDRANRVLVLTGTGDRFMTDIDGASLGDITKPAQWDRTIAEGRRVLQRLVDLEMPVIAAVNGPASVHSEYALLADIVVAADTTVFSDFPHLTFGIVPGDGIQIAWEEALGVNRARYLTLTQGSFTAEQAERWGAVAEVLPLQKVLPRAQELAEDLAAKPQLLTRYLAVTLRQRISRRMAEGLQLGMALEGLTAADLAYQNN, encoded by the coding sequence GTGTCCGAGCAGATCCCGTCCTACTTCACGGCGTTCAAGAACCTGGCGATGAGCCGCACCGCATCAGGCGTGCTCACCCTGCGTTTCCACACCGACGACGGGCCGGCCACCTTCACCGGCACCACCCACACCGACCTCCCGCGCGCCCTGTACGAGATCGGCGAGGACCGCGCCAACCGGGTCCTGGTCCTCACCGGCACGGGCGACCGGTTCATGACCGACATCGACGGTGCCAGCCTGGGCGACATCACCAAGCCCGCCCAGTGGGATCGCACCATCGCCGAGGGCCGCCGCGTGCTGCAGCGCCTGGTCGACCTGGAGATGCCCGTCATCGCCGCGGTCAACGGCCCCGCCTCCGTCCACAGCGAGTACGCCCTGCTCGCGGACATCGTCGTCGCCGCCGACACCACCGTCTTCTCCGACTTCCCCCACCTCACCTTCGGCATCGTCCCCGGCGACGGCATCCAGATCGCCTGGGAGGAAGCCCTCGGCGTCAACCGCGCCCGCTACCTCACCCTCACCCAGGGCTCCTTCACCGCCGAGCAGGCCGAGCGCTGGGGCGCCGTCGCCGAAGTCCTGCCGCTTCAGAAGGTCCTGCCCCGCGCCCAGGAACTCGCCGAGGACCTGGCCGCCAAGCCCCAGCTCCTCACCCGCTACCTCGCCGTCACCCTGCGCCAGCGCATCAGCCGCCGCATGGCCGAGGGCCTCCAGCTCGGCATGGCCCTCGAAGGCCTCACCGCCGCCGACCTCGCCTACCAGAACAACTGA